ACTATATTGATAAGTCATAATGTCTTAACTATCCGAGATCAATTTTGTACAAGACAATATCTTTATTTAACATTTATGATTACAATCCGTAAAGTTGCATCCGAGAAAGAAAGAGGTTGCACAGCAAAGAAGATGCTACATCCGATGTCTTGTTCCTTTCTACAAGCCTTTGAAGGTGGCAAGATCAACACAGTTTCACCAACCCTACCAATTCTCAAACAAAAGAGTGGCAGATACAACAATGTGGTGTCAAGAGGCCTAAGCTAGTCTTTCAGAAGAGCAGTGAGACGAAGCAGAGGCACACGACTAGCAAAAGCGGGCGGCACAAATGAGAAGCAACAGCCATGTCGATAGCAGGCACCGTCGAACCGACCACTGGAGGATTCAGCCTACCACCGTCACCGACATCATCACCACCACCGGCGTTTGGTGTACTTATTAAGCCTCCTGCTGTGCTGTAACCAAGACATGCACTGTTACAATCAGAAGTCTTTTGTTTTTGATGCAGGTTGATGCTTCGGTAGGAAAATATAGATATGCTTGGACTTGTGACCCATCAATAAATGGTTATCTTTGGAAATCATTAATGTGTGTGAAGAAGGAACGTGATCTGACTTTGTAGCTCATATGATTTCCCTTAAACTTAATTGATGTCCCAAACAGATCTCGCTAAATAAAAAGGAAGACTATAGACGTAGTTCTACTGCAGAATAAGTAGTTCGTAATAGACTTACAGACCAAAACATCATCAACAAGAACAACTGTTGTGTTTAGTATTAGAATGACTCGATTTATATGAGAAGCAAGAACAGAAGGAAAAACATATCCTGCGTATCATAAATCATAACGACGACGATACAATACTGTAACACTTGTGATAGTTAACAAACAAACTCGTTTGTTTACAGACAATCAGGAGTTTGCCTAAAGTCTATTGGTTCATGTAAATTAAGGTTTTACTGTCAAATCATAAACATCACCTGCATTGTGGTATAAGTATTGAAAGCATGCAAAGATCTCACATAGTGGAGAGTTGAGGAAGCATGTGATTTTTAAGCAATGATGCAACCTTTTCAACTGAGGTGCTTTTTTTAAGGACAAAACAACCATCCCATGGATCATCAATATCTCACACAGTGTATAAAACAGATCGTTGGCCTACATTATTGTCGTCTCTAGCAACCTTAACCATATCGAAACAAAGGAATCACAAACAGGGGCTCTGTTGTGATACAAATTAGGGAGATAAGTGGATTTTGGCAGTGAAAATTAAAACGAGAGAAAGAGTTGATAGAGAGAGTTGAGGGAGAAAAGTGAAAGATTAAAGGAGCTTTATTTAGGTTGGAAAAACTAATGTTGTCAACTGTAACATCATATTGGGATTACAAACTTTTAAATAGCAATGCAAAACCATTACTCTAGAAAAAAACATATCTAAGTCTTTGAAGTATATAGCACGCTAAACAGTGATTGTGAACTTGAATGCGACCTTACTGATCTAAAATGAGAATTCACGAGTTTCAATTAGCTTCAGGTCAGGTATCAGACTAACAAGAGCTGCAGAATATATAGATTTAGGATCAATGAACCAAAAAATCCATCATCTGAAAACTTCAGTCCTAAAATGAGGAAACACCCGAAAATTAACGCCACCTCCGTACGAGGTAATAACAATGGCCAAGACAAAGGAAGAATCAGATAATCATAAAATGCAGCTTGAGATGGTCGAAACTTAAACAAAACACACCTGATGACATAAGATACTTCAAGATGGTCCATgtcaatgtgtgtgtgtgtacatgcaCCAAAGTAGCTTAACATGTTCAAAACATAGATATACTAACCAATTAGCCATAACGTACACGAGTAACAAATCACAAGCAGACATTATTCACAACTATCTTTACCCATCtgattaaaaaaaagataatactaCATGTAGTTTCTTATCAATTggtgtttattttttattatttttcagtaATAACAGGCGGTGGGAGTCCATATACCGCACTATCTACCAGTTTCAGAACTGGTACCGAATGAGTTGATTCAAAACACAACGTCTTAAAATAAATTCTTCATTCTTTCTAAAAAGAGCTTGTAACTTTATGTTTAGAAAGCAAGTATGACATACCTTATGGATGAAGGGTACGTGCAGGATCCATAACCTGAAGCAAAGTTTaacaagaaaaatcaatttaACATATCATCCTTTAAATGCCCATTTTCATCTCAAACCACTGTTACCAATTCCTACAAGAAGAACCCCTAcagtaaaaaaaaattcagacAATAATCATATGAAGTCATATGAGAAATACAAATATTTCTAAAGTTCTTTTTACTATTTTTCTTGGAAAATCAATAAATACGTATTGAGTCTCCAGAATTGAGAATATAATGTATATAACTCTACATGTTTGTTGAAAATTGAATATATCCTACATATCCTTTTAGGAAAATATAAAACTTCGACAtggttttttttcttaattttcacaTATATTATTTGCTTACAAAAATTTGCAGGGTTGTAATTCCTGTTTATTTTTTTCCCCGGAGGTGAAGACTACGGACAGGGGAATCTACAAACTCGCCATAGTGTGCATCTGAAGAATTCCGACGGCAGTAGTCGATTTCAGGCATACACTCCATCCATCACCGCGGCAGAAataaggagaaggagagagatagagggagagatagagagagagcacTGACTGGGGTTCGAGATGGTAACGGTGGCGGTGCCATGGAAGTCGCAGGCGGCGGGGTTGGCGTTGGAGCGCTGGTAGTAGCTGTTGAAGGCGTAGGAGGCGTGGGAGGGCAGCGTGTTGGGGAGGTAGCAGAGGCCGTTGGGCTGCACCGGCGAGCAGTCCACGACCCCGGACCCGCACACTTGGTCCATCGCCGCCTCCAGCGCCATCGCCCCCGCCTCACTCCGCGCGACGCACCACGTCACCTCCTTCTCCGACCCTCTAATcatccccaccaccaccaccaccactaccgcCGTCGCCACCACCTCCGCCTGTCCCCTCATCGCAACGTCGAAAAGAGAGAACGAATATTGGTGACTATGGAAGTCCGGCAGCGATGCGGGAATATAACAGATAGTGAGCGCGCTtcacttttctttctcttctcctctacGGGAATCGTCCACCGTTGGATATGTGCATTCTGGAATCAGACGGTAGATGAAGCCAGTAAAAGAAAGACAGTTGCCTGTCTTTTGATTGGATATAAAAAGCATATGAACTCTAATTGCTCTAACTGTGACGAAGTTACTTAAATACCCTCCGGTTTTTGGATACGTGGGCTTATTGATGAGGGTAATCTTGGGATGCGAAGGACTGGGGGTTTGAGCGGGAACAGTTGTTATCAAGAACTATGCATATATAAATGTACCTCGTTACGTATAAACATATTTTGGATGCAACAAATAAACTGTTATGAACAATATATAACATAACGTCAAAGAGATGTGGTAAAAAGTGATAATTTAAGATGGAGAAATTAAAAGAAGCCAGAAAAAGAGCACTCTGCGAATGCAAAAGTGGGGAAGAAGCCACACCAGGAGGAAGCGAATAAAACATCCAATGTGAAGGGGCATTTCACATTCCCCACGATGGCACATAACTGAAGCTTATGAGATGAGGCGTATTTAAATAGGGCAATTCTTGTTTGCCACCAAGTGGATACATCTTCGGGTGAAAAATTTTCAGCTGACAACAAAAGGACTGTACATCTCCAGCCATGGAAGCTGGATGTTACGGACTTATCCAGGGTAGCTGAATGAGAAAAAAAGGAGCCTGCAAATGCTTGTTCAGGAACCGGCTACGACTCTGCCTCTTCATTCTCATCCCCAGCAGCTGTGTGCCGAGATTCCGATATCGATATCCGTCTTGATGCTCCTGAGCTGCCATTTGCGGTCCCTTGGGATGGTGGTGGTGCCAGAGTAGGAGGCTCCAATGAGGATCCCAGTAGGTGCCAAGCGGTTGGAACTCCGGTGGCGGAGGATGCTGAAACACCATATGCGAAAGTACCCATGGGATGGTCGAACTTGCAGTTAGGACCAAATTTGCAGATCCCATAGCGAGAATAAAAAACACATACGGGCTCTCCCTGTTAAAATTATAGACATCTTCAGCAGTCATCCATATACTATAGAAGGGAAAAAAAGATTGAAATTATAATATAGAGCAAAAGTATCCTAATAGAAATGTGCCATATGTCCATAGAAATCTCTCAAGCTCTTGATATATTTGTGTATATGGTGCCTAAAAGACCGGGTTTAATTTTATGGCTAAGGTAACTAGGGAAATAATAGTCGAAATTTGATCTTATACTCCATGAAATGAGAGATCAGATTGTGAACCAGTATTTCTGATATTCTACTTCTAATGCTTATCCATTATTCTCTAAAATAAAGTTTCAACAGTTTTGACTCGATTTTTCAAACAGCCACATCTAATCGCTCCAACAAAGCTCCACTGGGTCCAGTCAAGATCTAAAGAACTAGATTACCCCTTTGATCCCTTGGAATAATATACTAGAAATCTTATAAATCAAGTGAAAATTTTAATGGGAGATACATAAATCTTTCAAGTACAAAGAAGGATAAATCTTCGATGCAATGAGTACTTCAGGGATTGACTAAAAAGAGAAATTTAAAAAGAGAGATAAAAGGTACTAAAAGAATAAAGTATTGCCCTTTTGTAGCgctaaaattaaaatatgatgaaGTAATTAATATGAAATCTGTGAATATTTTTATCAAGATTTGACAGATTGTTAAAAGTTTACCTATCCATTAGTGAAAAGAAAAATTCACGAGGCTGGAAAGCAACATGAACATATGGCATAATAGTAAATTAACTTGTTCATTTTATTTCATCATGCTAAGTTTCAAGTGGAGGGACAACCGAATTTTAGCTCCAACCATTGAAGGCTAAGTTTACGGCTGTATATAAGACAAGAAATTCCAAAACAAGAGGAAAGAGGAAATCTGAGGTAACCATGTTCTCCTTGGACCATTTAAGTATAAAGTTGCCCTTTAATATCTCTGATTTCAAGAAAAATCTGCCTAGCGCGCATGTTTAAACCATGTAGCATGCAGAATAAAGTTTCATTAACACTAGTCATTGTATACAAAAGAAATCATTTGTGTGGTCTCCAGTAGACATCACATCTAAGCATTTTTTCACAGAGCTCTTCATTTTCTTCTACGCTAGAAAGAAATAGGTAGTCATGGTTAAATAGGTAGTAGCTCCATTTCTAATATAACTCAAGTTTGATCTTCTCTGTGTTTAGTCTAGCTTGAAAATCCTCTTGTTGGTATTCCTATTTCTCTCTCCTGATAAAGTCAACCTAGTCACTTCTTTCCTTTCAACTTGCAAAATTTTCCCATGAGAATGTTTTCATACTGATAGGGTGCATATATTAAAAACCATCTCCATAAATCGACCCTTGACACTGAGGTCATGATGGAGCAATCTTAATATGGCATCACCAGCTGCCATCAAAGGTTGGTCCAACATAGCATGCTATACTAAATTAGGAAAATACAATCAATATAACAGTCTTCAGTAGACCAATCAACTTATGATAACAATCCATATCAATAGTTGCAATGATGCAactcaaaaaaataaattaaatttcttATGTGGTGTCAGAGAGGTTACAAATCACTAATGCATTTAAGAAGCTGGAATAAAAATTTAATAACTCATCTTGGCCATTAATACCCTCTATCTTCTGACAAGAGCCCCTTGGAGCCATCAAAAAAGCACTGTCCTcagcaatttgaattcatcctacTTTGTGTGAATACCTTTTTTTTCATTGTTTTTAGATGGTAGAATTTCTTCTCAACGGTGTATTCTCTCAAAAACTTATGGTGCTTGTCCGATGAAAAATGATAGTATGCTAAAAAGGTGACTGCATAACATAATGCTTTAGAGTTTACAGGTACACATTGTCCTTGATCGATACACATGAGAAACTAAAACCACGATGTTCTTGAATAAAAATCAAGATTGATATCTAAAGATCAGAATAATCAACACAGAAAATTCTTTCAACAAAGTTAATAAAGAAGTTCTAAAGATTTGCTAATTTATCAAACATAACCACTCAGTGTTAAAAAGTAAATTCAATTAGAGGACCAAAGTGGTGTAAGGTGCAAAGCTGATCCTAAACATGAATGGATTATTGATCAAAAGAGATTCAATGAATAAACTTACTGGACGTAATGGAAGGCCCAATGGACTTAAGACACAATTTGGAACTGGAACTAGTCTCTCCTTGGGGTGATGGAACTTGCAGACGGCACCAAACTTACAGTCTCCAGTCTTCATGTAGAACTGGCATTCAGGTTGGCCAGGCCTCTCCGGAAATATGTTCTCTCCTGGGACTGCATACAGTCCCATAGGAGCAGAACCTGGCCGGTAAGATGGAAATTTCCCTTGAGCTCCAATGCTTGTCTCACCTTGCTGTGAGGGACCATAAAACTGAGCAGTTCTTGTTGTTCGCTGACTTTCCGGAGATGAACCCAGCTGTCCCTGCAAGGACATCAATCAATAATCATGATAGAAATGATAACAGCTTAATATACCTCTCTCATACAAAAAGTTATAATAAATCagaatattaagaaaatattgaTGTGAGGTTTTCAGGGATGTCCATTCTTCCAAGCACAACTAGCAATCACGACATATCCAAAATTAATCAGAACTAAAATCATAAGTTAGAAAGGAAACATTTTTTTCTATTAATTCTGTGTACCCCCATCTTGCAGTATTAGCAAAAGTATTTTCACAACTTAATTACTGTATTGCACGGGAACAGGATATAAAGAGACAGACAAAAATAGTGCTAAATGCAGTCgatatatgtcttaccaaaagagTGGAATCTCAAATATGCTGAGCACAACAAAATATTAAACATGGTGAAATCAACACCTTCTGACCCTCCAAAGATAAGTTGATCTATAGCTAGAGCAAGAAAAAGTATATTCATAAGACAATAAAACATATGGTAGAAAAGAATGAAAACAAATCAATTCTGAACCTAATACATGCAAATCAAATCTCTTTCATTTGTGCCAGGTGGTACATACCACTCTGAGCCTAGACCAGTAAGCAGACTGCCCTATTCTCAGTGAAAATACAAATtttcatggtttcaatcaaaaggaCTCATTAAACCACGCACCTAAATCAAGAACTGAACCGGTCTGCTGGTTTGTGATGCAACAGTCTTTTAATGCTTGGATGTTGATTGAagggacccaaaaacttcaaccCCAGAGCAACATGAATGACCAGAAGAGGAAAAAAGGATAAGACAGACTCTTTTAAGTTCTATCACATTGAAACATCCTCTAGCAGCTGTACATTGTGACAGAAATTCaatagttttctttttctttttgggtttTTTTAATATTCTTAGTAAATGATTCCAGGGTTTTTCTTTTTCAATGTGCTGCCAGCACACATCTGTCATGCCATGTGTTGACAATGAACCCTACTGGTACCTTTATGATCTGAATAGAGAGTACTATGGCATTGGCACTTGAGAAGGCAATCCTTATTATGAAATATGAGTTGACAACATTCTTGGTTGTGCATTTTCTCTCTTCCATTTTCCAAAGAACAAATCTCCAGTACAGGAGGTTCATAAAAACACTTCATGGTCGTAAATGATACGACCTAGCACAAGAGCAACACTAAAGGAGGAGACAAATCTCCTTTAAAATCATGTAAGGTTCATACCAAAAGATAATAACAGTAAGCTCAATGAACTTGTCCTTGTGTATTTATTCATATTCATATGAATCTCATAATGTATAAATTTGCAGAAAGAAAAGATTTCAAATTAACATCAAAATCCACATAAAAAGCACATATGCAAGGACTTATACCCTAAATAATCAGATTAAAAtctaaagttttttttattttgaataactgCAACTTAAAATTAATATAGGCAAAAATAAAGTACAAGACTTACAGAGTAAGAAGTCCAACCAGGTACTTGGACCACACCCTGAGGAAGAATCAACTGAGCGTAACTTGAAGAAGCTTGCCATCGAGGGCTAGGAATAAAAGAAGATCTTGATAAGGTCCAGTTTGTCATCTCCGCAGGATAAGTTTGCTGACCAGGAGTTGTTGGGGAATGTACAGCAGGATAAACAGGAGAACCACGTAGAGCAACTACTGCATTAGACGGCTGTGGATGGTGAAATTTACATGTACCCCCGAACTTACACTCTCCGGTTCTTATATAATATGCACAATCCTTCTCATTCTATGATTCAAAATTGTAAACTATCATGCAATGGTCCAATTAACAAACaagcaaacaaaaaagaaagaaaaaaatgaaagagcAAAAATACCAAAAAAAGCTGATGTATAGTTAATATTTAATCATACTCTAACTTGGTGCTAAGTGCTAACAAATCCTATTATAGCAGAAAAAAGGAAAACCAGATAAAGCACAAACCAGTCGCAATGGGTAGCCTAAAATATTTAACTGAACTCGTCCAGCAATTCCAGCCTTCTCTTTGGGGTGATGGAACTTGCATATAGCTCCAAATTTGCATGTTCCTGTCTTCAAATAGTACTGAAAAAGAGTAGAAAGAAAATGTTACAAGGACATTAAGCCCTAATACGATGGAACAATCAAAGAAACTCAAATTTCCCTCTCATTAACACGGTACAAAAACAAAGAAGGTAAACATAAAAGAGTTCTTTTCTTTTTAGCGAAAAAGTCCACCGTCAACCCATCAACTTCATTCAATAAGAAAGTGAAAGAAGCTTACAAAAAATCACATCATAGCAAAcaataaataaatgatgaataataGCAGAAGGTAAGACAACTACAAGTCCCAAACAGATCTGGGAAACACCAGCAATAACAGGTTCCATTCAACAGATGACGTAATTCAGGCTTCAACTTACTTCTTAAAAAAATAAGTTTCTTTGATGTTATTTACTTGACACTGACCAAACAACAAATTACCTATGTTTTTGTACTATGACAAATCATGAGTATTAGAATTCCAACTTTATACTTTAGGTGGTTTCACAAGGATTTCATAAGGAAAGACGAGATAATTCAATCTAGAAATAAATGGGAGAGGACCCCCAAAGAAAACTTGGTCTATATAGTGAGGATCCAGCATCCCTTGATTAACTGAAGATGTTGATTGTAAAAGAACTAAATATCTAAAAAGATACATGTGGCTGACTCCAAATAGGAAGTAATAAAGGCAGTAGATGTATACAAATGCAACTTCCTAGTAAATGCCttgtgaaaagagaaaaaaaacaatTATAAGGCATCCAAATAATAAACACTTTGTAATTCAGAAGCTACAAGGAACAAGACAATGCAAAAATAAAGGCATATAATGAATCCATATTTTTTTGACCCAAAATTTAAATACACTACATCTAATCAAAGTAGAAACTAATTTCATATTAGTCAATATAAACAAGGAAAAACAATACAACTTAATACCAATCACTGATTTTTGATACTATACTTCACTTACACTATGtacataaaatattaaaaaaaaagaactctCAATGTTATAAACAAAGAGTCACCTGACATTCAGGTTGGCCAACTCGTTCAGGGTACCCTCCCCTGAttcttgcagcagcagcagcaacagcctgAGATATGACAGGATCTAATTAAAATCATCAAGTCTGCTAGAACTTTATTAAGTAGGAGCATTAATAAAACATGAAAGTAGAAAAGAAACAACAAAATGAAAAAAGGTTTTTTAAAGGAATTGTGAATTAACCATGAATAATTGCCAATAATCCAGACAACTTAAAGAATTTTAATCACGAAACACACAGATATGCAGCAACCCTTCTAGGTGTAAGAAGTCAAAGTGCAGAAGATCCAAGGAAAATACTAGATTTAAAATCATCTACTGCTAGAGGAACTGGCAACAACTAAAAATGACGGTAATGCACAAAGGTTCACCTATCATCAATCAGTCCAATATTGGTTACATAAACAAGGGAGGCAACTATTGCTTCTTAGTGTTTCTCAATAAGAACAGAAGGGGAGAAAAAACAAAGTCAAACTGTGGATCTAAGCATCGGCTTTTCAATAGCAAGTATCATGCTACCCAGTATGGATTATTAAATGTTGTATTACACGTATTGCCTAGCCGGCGGCACTTACCACACCAGCCACcattaaggcaatca
This genomic stretch from Musa acuminata AAA Group cultivar baxijiao chromosome BXJ3-9, Cavendish_Baxijiao_AAA, whole genome shotgun sequence harbors:
- the LOC103997299 gene encoding PLASMODESMATA CALLOSE-BINDING PROTEIN 3, translated to MRGQAEVVATAVVVVVVVGMIRGSEKEVTWCVARSEAGAMALEAAMDQVCGSGVVDCSPVQPNGLCYLPNTLPSHASYAFNSYYQRSNANPAACDFHGTATVTISNPSYGSCTYPSSISTAGGLISTPNAGGGDDVGDGGRLNPPVVGSTVPAIDMAVASHLCRPLLLVVCLCFVSLLF
- the LOC135649923 gene encoding zinc finger CCCH domain-containing protein ZFN-like isoform X1, whose product is MSTCDGKFCEESVSVTVTVSFAGPLTRSLDRAGVKRERKGEIEWLAVIPLLVCGEESVSPPPPPLRPLDLAATLPGLCATLLRLVPGLFGDRRCRSLRWISGGNGRSCGDDLVMAGDGWSTRAPARTVTEGPSLSSQPGTDEEAMWKRMRESDSMETGPYPERPGEPDCAYYIRTGLCRFGRTCKFNHPPNRMLAVAAAAARIRGGYPERVGQPECQYYLKTGTCKFGAICKFHHPKEKAGIAGRVQLNILGYPLRLNEKDCAYYIRTGECKFGGTCKFHHPQPSNAVVALRGSPVYPAVHSPTTPGQQTYPAEMTNWTLSRSSFIPSPRWQASSSYAQLILPQGVVQVPGWTSYSGQLGSSPESQRTTRTAQFYGPSQQGETSIGAQGKFPSYRPGSAPMGLYAVPGENIFPERPGQPECQFYMKTGDCKFGAVCKFHHPKERLVPVPNCVLSPLGLPLRPGEPVCVFYSRYGICKFGPNCKFDHPMGTFAYGVSASSATGVPTAWHLLGSSLEPPTLAPPPSQGTANGSSGASRRISISESRHTAAGDENEEAES
- the LOC135649923 gene encoding zinc finger CCCH domain-containing protein ZFN-like isoform X4; the protein is MSTCDGKFCEESVSVTVTVSFAGPLTRSLDRAGVKRERKGEIEWLAVIPLLVCGEESVSPPPPPLRPLDLAATLPGLCATLLRLVPGLFGDRRCRSLRWISGGNGRSCGDDLVMAGDGWSTRAPARTVTEGPSLSSQPGTDEEAMWKRMRESDSMETGPYPERPGEPDCAYYIRTGLCRFGRTCKFNHPPNRMLAVAAAAARIRGGYPERVGQPECQYYLKTGTCKFGAICKFHHPKEKAGIAGRVQLNILGYPLRLQTYPAEMTNWTLSRSSFIPSPRWQASSSYAQLILPQGVVQVPGWTSYSGQLGSSPESQRTTRTAQFYGPSQQGETSIGAQGKFPSYRPGSAPMGLYAVPGENIFPERPGQPECQFYMKTGDCKFGAVCKFHHPKERLVPVPNCVLSPLGLPLRPGEPVCVFYSRYGICKFGPNCKFDHPMGTFAYGVSASSATGVPTAWHLLGSSLEPPTLAPPPSQGTANGSSGASRRISISESRHTAAGDENEEAES
- the LOC135649923 gene encoding zinc finger CCCH domain-containing protein ZFN-like isoform X2, translated to MSTCDGKFCEESVSVTVTVSFAGPLTRSLDRAGVKRERKGEIEWLAVIPLLVCGEESVSPPPPPLRPLDLAATLPGLCATLLRLVPGLFGDRRCRSLRWISGGNGRSCGDDLVMAGDGWSTRAPARTVTEGPSLSSQPGTDEEAMWKRMRESDSMETGPYPERPGEPDCAYYIRTGLCRFGRTCKFNHPPNRMLAVAAAAARIRGGYPERVGQPECQYYLKTGTCKFGAICKFHHPKEKAGIAGRVQLNILGYPLRLNEKDCAYYIRTGECKFGGTCKFHHPQPSNAVVALRGSPVYPAVHSPTTPGQQTYPAEMTNWTLSRSSFIPSPRWQASSSYAQLILPQGVVQVPGWTSYSLGSSPESQRTTRTAQFYGPSQQGETSIGAQGKFPSYRPGSAPMGLYAVPGENIFPERPGQPECQFYMKTGDCKFGAVCKFHHPKERLVPVPNCVLSPLGLPLRPGEPVCVFYSRYGICKFGPNCKFDHPMGTFAYGVSASSATGVPTAWHLLGSSLEPPTLAPPPSQGTANGSSGASRRISISESRHTAAGDENEEAES
- the LOC135649923 gene encoding zinc finger CCCH domain-containing protein ZFN-like isoform X3 translates to MSTCDGKFCEESVSVTVTVSFAGPLTRSLDRAGVKRERKGEIEWLAVIPLLVCGEESVSPPPPPLRPLDLAATLPGLCATLLRLVPGLFGDRRCRSLRWISGGNGRSCGDDLVMAGDGWSTRAPARTVTEGPSLSSQPGTDEEAMWKRMRESDSMETGPYPERPGEPDCAYYIRTGLCRFGRTCKFNHPPNRMLAVAAAAARIRGGYPERVGQPECQYYLKTGTCKFGAICKFHHPKEKAGIAGRVQLNILGYPLRLPSNAVVALRGSPVYPAVHSPTTPGQQTYPAEMTNWTLSRSSFIPSPRWQASSSYAQLILPQGVVQVPGWTSYSGQLGSSPESQRTTRTAQFYGPSQQGETSIGAQGKFPSYRPGSAPMGLYAVPGENIFPERPGQPECQFYMKTGDCKFGAVCKFHHPKERLVPVPNCVLSPLGLPLRPGEPVCVFYSRYGICKFGPNCKFDHPMGTFAYGVSASSATGVPTAWHLLGSSLEPPTLAPPPSQGTANGSSGASRRISISESRHTAAGDENEEAES